A window of Peromyscus eremicus chromosome 7, PerEre_H2_v1, whole genome shotgun sequence contains these coding sequences:
- the Angptl8 gene encoding angiopoietin-like protein 8 isoform X1 has product MAVLALCLLWALTTAVQPAPVAPLGGPEPAQHEELTLLFHGALQLGQALNGVYRATEARLTEAGRSLGLFDRALGLLGTEVSHGRDATQELRTSLSEIQVEEDVLHLQAEATALSLGEVARAQQALWDTVRRLQVQLRGAWLGQAHQEFETLKARADKQSHVLWALTGHIQRQQREMAEQQQWLRQIQERLHTAALPA; this is encoded by the exons ATGGCTGTGCtcgctctctgcctcctgtgggcCTTAACGACAGCAGTACAGCCTGCTCCAGTAGCTCCTCTGGGGGGCCCAGAGCCAGCTCAACATGAAGAGCTGACCCTGCTCTTCCATGGGGCTTTACAGCTAGGCCAGGCCCTCAACGGTGTGTACAGAGCCACAGAGGCACGTCTGACAGAAGCTGGACGCAGCCTGGGCCTCTTTGACCGAGCCCTGGGactcctgggaacagaggtcAGTCATGGCCGGGATGCAACACAGGAGCTACGCACCAGCTTGTCGGAGATTCAG GTGGAAGAGGATGTCTTACACCTTCAAGCAGAGGCCACGGCCCTATCGCTGGGAGAAGTGGCCCGGGCCCAGCAAGCTCTATGGGACACTGTACGGAGACTCCAAGTCCAGCTGAGAGGTGCTTGGCTGGGCCAGGCCCACCAAGAATTTGAGACCTTAAAG GCTCGAGCTGACAAACAGAGCCACGTTTTGTGGGCTCTCACGGGCCACATTCAGCGACAGCAGAGGGAGATGGCCGAGCAACAGCAGTGGTTACGAcagatccaggagag GCTCCACACGGCAGCCCTCCCGGCCTGA
- the Angptl8 gene encoding angiopoietin-like protein 8 isoform X2, translating to MAVLALCLLWALTTAVQPAPVAPLGGPEPAQHEELTLLFHGALQLGQALNGVYRATEARLTEAGRSLGLFDRALGLLGTEVEEDVLHLQAEATALSLGEVARAQQALWDTVRRLQVQLRGAWLGQAHQEFETLKARADKQSHVLWALTGHIQRQQREMAEQQQWLRQIQERLHTAALPA from the exons ATGGCTGTGCtcgctctctgcctcctgtgggcCTTAACGACAGCAGTACAGCCTGCTCCAGTAGCTCCTCTGGGGGGCCCAGAGCCAGCTCAACATGAAGAGCTGACCCTGCTCTTCCATGGGGCTTTACAGCTAGGCCAGGCCCTCAACGGTGTGTACAGAGCCACAGAGGCACGTCTGACAGAAGCTGGACGCAGCCTGGGCCTCTTTGACCGAGCCCTGGGactcctgggaacagag GTGGAAGAGGATGTCTTACACCTTCAAGCAGAGGCCACGGCCCTATCGCTGGGAGAAGTGGCCCGGGCCCAGCAAGCTCTATGGGACACTGTACGGAGACTCCAAGTCCAGCTGAGAGGTGCTTGGCTGGGCCAGGCCCACCAAGAATTTGAGACCTTAAAG GCTCGAGCTGACAAACAGAGCCACGTTTTGTGGGCTCTCACGGGCCACATTCAGCGACAGCAGAGGGAGATGGCCGAGCAACAGCAGTGGTTACGAcagatccaggagag GCTCCACACGGCAGCCCTCCCGGCCTGA